A single genomic interval of Helianthus annuus cultivar XRQ/B chromosome 13, HanXRQr2.0-SUNRISE, whole genome shotgun sequence harbors:
- the LOC110898987 gene encoding 65-kDa microtubule-associated protein 1 codes for MAVDDVHNPLLAETTCGSLLLQLQKIWDEVGESDQERDKMLLQLEQECLNVYKRKVDQAAKSKAHLLQALADANREVNALLASLGEKSSINIPDKASGTIKARLAAVAPALEQLWMQKEERIKQFSDVQTQIQKICVEIAGSDKLTQSFKVDESDLSLKKLKEFHDHLQELHKEKSQRLDKVLEFVNKLHDMCGVLGIDFYSTLKDVHPSLIDATGAQSKSISNDTLARLAKSDVSLEEVKKQRLRKHQDLAAQLIALWNLMDTSEEERRLFDHLTCNISSSVDDVTAPGALALYLIEQAEVEVERLDQLKASRMKEIALKKQGDLEEIFARAHIEIDMKAAREKTVAMIESGNVEPSKLLADMDAQIAKAKEEALSRKDILDKVDKWMLACEEESWLEDYNMDENRYNGSRGAHLNLKRAEKARILVSKIPGLVDTLVAKTRTWEEEHGMAFAYDGEPLLTMLDKYVVMRHDREEEKRRMRDQKKFNEQLNAEQEAMFGTKPSPLRPVSSSKKVLGPRVNAALNGGLNRRLSINQSGPRSVKRDNPRPVAPLNYVAISKMDPSPITP; via the exons ATGGCAGTGGATGATGTTCATAATCCGCTTCTTGCAGAAACAACTTGTGGATCTTTACTACTTCAATTGCAG AAAATATGGGATGAAGTTGGAGAAAGTGATCAGGAAAGAGATAAGATGCTTCTTCAGTTAGAACAAGAGTGTTTAAATGTGTATAAAAGGAAAGTTGACCAGGCTGCAAAGTCAAAGGCTCATCTTCTTCAAGCATTGGCAGATGCTAACCGTGAAGTCAACGCCCTTCTTGCATCTCTAGGAGAGAAATCATCTATTAACATT CCTGACAAGGCTTCGGGAACCATCAAAGCACGTCTTGCTGCTGTTGCACCGGCTCTAGAACAATTGTGGATGCAGAAGGAAGAAAGGATAAAACAGTTTTCAGATGTGCAGACACAAATTCAGAAAATATGTGTGGAAATTGCAGGGAGTGATAAACTTACACAAAGCTTTAAAGTTGATGAATCTGATCTATCCTTGAAGAAGTTGAAAGAATTTCATGATCATCTTCAAGAACTTCATAaagaaaag AGCCAGAGATTGGACAAAGTTCTTGAATTTGTGAACAAATTACATGATATGTGTGGTGTACTTGGGATTGATTTTTATAGTACACTTAAAGAtgtccatcctagcttgattgATGCCACAGGTGCGCAATCTAAAAGCATTAGCAATGACACATTAGCGAGGCTTGCGAAGTCTGATGTATCTTTAGAAGAAGTTAAGAAGCAAAGGTTACGCAAG CATCAAGATCTTGCAGCTCAGCTAATCGCACTTTGGAATTTGATGGATACATCTGAAGAAGAAAGAAGGTTGTTTGATCATCTTACCTGCAACATCTCATCTTCAGTTGATGATGTGACAGCCCCAGGGGCTCTTGCACTGTATTTGATTGAACAG GCTGAGGTGGAAGTTGAAAGACTGGATCAGCTAAAAGCTAGCAGAATGAAAGAGATTGCTCTTAAGAAGCAAGGGGACCTTGAAGAGATATTTGCGCGCGCACACATCGAGATCGACATGAAGGCTGCTAGGGAGAAAACTGTGGCAATGATTGAATCTGGGAATGTTGAACCTTCTAAGCTGTTAGCTGACATGGATGCGCAGATCGCTAAAGCAAAAGAAGAAGCTCTTAGTAGAAAAGATATATTGGATAAAGTAGATAAGTGGATGTTAGCTTGTGAAGAAGAGAGTTGGCTTGAGGATTACAACATG GATGAAAACAGGTACAATGGAAGCAGAGGTGCACACTTAAATCTCAAGCGGGCTGAAAAGGCCCGAATTTTGGTCAGCAAAATCCCAG GTCTTGTTGACACATTGGTTGCCAAAACCCGAACATGGGAAGAAGAACATGGAATGGCTTTTGCTTATGACGGTGAACCGCTTCTCACCATGCTGGACAAATATGTTGTGATGAGACATGAcagagaagaagagaaaagacGGATGCGG GATCAGAAGAAATTTAATGAACAGTTGAACGCAGAGCAAGAAGCCATGTTTGGTACAAAACCTAGTCCTTTACGGCCCGTTAGTAGCTCGAAGAAGGTGTTGGGTCCACGTGTAAACGCGGCCCTAAATGGAGGTCTTAATAGACGGTTATCTATAAATCAAAGTGGGCCAAGGTCAGTGAAGAGGGACAACCCGAGGCCTGTGGCTCCTTTGAACTATGTGGCTATATCGAAAATGGACCCGTCTCCCATTACACCTTAG
- the LOC110898986 gene encoding trigger factor-like protein TIG, Chloroplastic produces the protein MAFCTSSSPTSFHLKPFTISPPISLPNSFKPTTRFPSRTHHQLSLSHSPRKLSICARAAAAPPVTETVKDPLPADLVVEETQEPNCRIRLSVEVPPIVCDDCYKRVINEFMKKAKVPGFRPGKKVPESILVSYIGKDNVKKAAVEAILKRTLPHAMSSIESRALKDSIRITSTFAEMEKIYSSSNTLRYDIIVDVAPEVKWVPEDGYKNLKVVVELDNEIEAKTAAERELKRRYKALSIMRIVTNRGLQIGDVTVLDISATTVEQDGAEAKNVPAAESKGFQFDTEDGDRVVPGFLDAIIGIQGGETKTFPLVFPDTWKQEDLRGLPCQFTVECKELFYRELPEMNDAIADKLFPGCTTIDQVKESLLERCIELEQTAKDQATDNAILDQLRQMVQVEIPQTLFEEQGRQLYGAKLLQIQANMKLNEEQIATLSSPKAVREYLENQRENIENIIKQNLAVGDIFKRENLQVSTDEIVKEVESSVAEFKKHKQDYDEESIQEQVQEVLEGAKVLEWLREQADIKYVTE, from the exons ATGGCGTTCTGCACTTCATCTTCTCCAACATCATTCCACTTAAAACCCTTCACCATTTCTCCCCCAATCTCTTTACCAAACTCCTTCAAACCCACCACCCGTTTCCCTTCTCGCACCCATCATCAGTTATCTTTATCTCATTCTCCAAGGAAGCTATCAATCTGTGCAAGAGCTGCAGCCGCACCACCGGTTACCGAAACCGTAAAAGACCCGCTGCCGGCGGACCTTGTTGTTGAAGAAACCCAAGAACCGAATTGCAGG ATTCGGTTGAGCGTAGAAGTTCCACCTATCGTATGCGACGATTGTTACAAAAGGGTTATAAATGAGTTCATGAAGAAGGCAAAG GTTCCAGGATTTCGTCCCGGAAAGAAGGTTCCAGAAAGCATTCTCGTAAGTTATATCGGGAAGGACAATGTTAAAAAGGCGGCTGTTGAAGCTATTTTAAAGAGAACTCTTCCACATGCCATGTCATCA ATAGAGTCGCGGGCTTTGAAGGACTCGATCCGCATTACGAGCACATTTGCAGAGATGGAAAAAATCTATTCTTCTTCGAACACCCTAAG GTATGATATTATCGTGGATGTAGCACCTGAAGTGAAATGGGTCCCAGAGGATGGCTACAAGAATTTGAAGGTTGTGGTTGAGCTTGACAATGAAATAGAGGCAAAAACAGCAGCTGAACGAGAATTAAAGCGTCGTTACAAGGCTCTAAGTATAATGAGAATCGTCACAAATAGAGGACTACAG ATAGGTGATGTAACGGTCCTAGATATATCGGCAACAACAGTGGAACAAGACGGAGCAGAAGCAAAAAACGTTCCAGCTGCAGAGAGTAAAG GTTTCCAATTTGATACAGAAGACGGAGATCGAGTTGTTCCCGGTTTTCTCGACGCAATAATCGGAATTCAAGGAGGTGAAACAAAAACTTTCCCGCTCGTGTTTCCAGATACGTGGAAACAAGAAGATTTACGCGGTCTACCATGTCAATTTACG GTTGAATGTAAAGAACTATTTTATCGAGAATTACCAGAAATGAATGATGCCATTGCTGATAAGCTTTTTCCTGGCTGCACCACAATCGACCAG GTTAAGGAGTCCTTGTTGGAGAGATGTATAGAACTGGAGCAAACAGCTAAAGATCAAGCAACCGACAACGCAATTCTTGACCAGCTTCGACAG ATGGTTCAAGTTGAAATTCCTCAAACGCTGTTTGAAGAACAAGGCAGGCAGCTTTACGGAGCCAAACTACTACAAATACAG GCAAACATGAAACTGAATGAAGAGCAAATAGCAACGCTTTCAAGCCCCAAAGCCGTAAGAGAATACTTGGAAAACCAGAGGGAGAATATAGAAAATATTATCAAGCAGAATCTTGCTGTTGGAGACATCTTTAAACGTGAAAATCTGCAG GTTTCAACTGATGAGATTGTGAAAGAGGTTGAGAGCTCGGTTGCAGAGTTCAAAAAACACAAGCAGGATTATGATGAGGAAAGCATTCAAGAGCAG GTGCAAGAGGTATTAGAGGGAGCAAAAGTGCTTGAATGGTTGAGAGAACAAGCGGATATTAAGTATGTAACCGAATGA
- the LOC110898989 gene encoding protein HOMOLOG OF MAMMALIAN LYST-INTERACTING PROTEIN 5, translating into MANENEPAKLLLPYLQRADELQKHEPLVAYYCRLYAMERGLKIPQSERTKTTSSLLVSLIKQLEKDKKSLQLGPDDHLHLEGFASNVFAKADKQDRAGKADLNTAKTFYAASIFFEILNQFGDLQPDLEQKQKYAAWKAADIRKAIKEGRKPVPGPPGGDKDISDTSSTGYNLEPSRSEPPPTTGPPPESHPAPQFYERSDSKQFTATHPSSQQDIPPPPFSNIQKPSNFQPPPSNYEPPPSNFQPPSSTISPPPQPPAYSSDDYPSNNYQQHPSQTYHHQSSYPQEPQHHVSQNYPPQDPSFSYPNFQSYPSFSETTLPVVPPHYPSSYYQGSEQSYNSAARPADYPFTSQYNPNAANGPGPVPEPAPVAAPAPAPPSVQSYQYDSNYQPAPEKIAEAHKAARFAVGALAFDDVFVAVDYLKKSLELLTNPSASV; encoded by the exons ATGGCGAACGAGAACGAACCAGCAAAACTTCTGCTACCATACCTTCAACGTGCCGATGAATTGCAAAAACACGAACCTCTTGTCGCCTACTACT GTCGATTGTATGCCATGGAACGAGGTTTGAAGATTCCGCAGAGTGAGCGAACGAAAACCACCAGTTCGCTGCTTGTGTCGCTTATAAAACAGCTTGAAAAG GATAAGAAGTCACTGCAGTTGGGGCCTGATGACCATCTCCACCTCGAAGGATTTGCATCAAACGTCTTTGCAAAGGCCGATAAGCAAGACCGAGCTGGGAAAGCTGATCT TAATACAGCAAAGACGTTTTATGCTGCCAGCATTTTCTTTGAAATCCTTAACCAGTTCGGTGATCTCCAGCCTGAT CTTGAGCAGAAACAGAAATATGCAGCATGGAAAGCAGCAGATATAAGAAAAGCTATTAAAGAAGGAAGGAAGCCTGTACCAGGCCCCCCTGGTGGTGATAAAGATATCTCAGATACATCAAGCACCGGATAC AATCTTGAACCGAGCAGGAGCGAGCCACCACCAACCACCGGGCCGCCGCCAGAATCCCATCCGGCACCGCAGTTTTACGAACGAAGTGATTCCAAGCAGTTCACAGCTACTCATCCATCATCACAGCAGGATATTCCACCACCACCGTTTTCAAACATCCAAAAACCGTCGAATTTCCAACCACCACCTTCAAATTACGAACCCCCACCTTCAAATTTTcaaccaccatcttcaaccatctCGCCTCCACCGCAACCGCCAGCATATTCTTCTGATGATTACCCGTCAAATAATTATCAGCAACATCCTTCTCAGACTTATCACCATCAATCATCTTATCCACAAGAACCTCAACATCACGTTTCCCAAAATTACCCTCCGCAAGATCCGTCTTTTTCATATCCAAATTTCCAATCTTACCCTAGTTTTTCCGAAACTACCCTTCCGGTGGTGCCACCTCATTACCCATCGTCTTACTATCAGGGCTCTGAACAATCCTACAATTCAGCCGCTAGACCGGCGGATTATCCGTTTACATCTCAGTACAACCCGAATGCAGCAAACGGGCCAGGTCCGGTTCCGGAACCTGCGCCTGTGGCTGCACCTGCACCAGCGCCGCCCTCTGTACAGTCGTATCAGTATGACAGTAATTACCAACCTGCCCCAGAGAAAATCGCGGAGGCACACAAGGCTGCAAGGTTTGCTGTTGGAGCTTTGGCGTTTGATGATGTTTTTGTTGCTGTAGATTATCTTAAAAAGTCTCTTGAACTGCTTACTAATCCGTCTGCGAGTGTTTAA
- the LOC110898988 gene encoding uncharacterized protein LOC110898988, translated as MDETSTTPFVGSKRAFEDEIGTDFVHKKVKLAGDLKKVAEIVLVLAAMGRMRGGRGPTTAEAEMMVEARGRLVEVCEEFAPKDVFCRDVFGTVVEDLGFGGVREVKVGVLSVSIKQKLELAKQKMEKSEAFALHSATYIPHAVETVPSGKADHVPVSSRSFQNVSYVVHASPNSDSRTLPYQLPTSEVRPVGPNVLTGSHLGRCSIASPIDHLTNVNHHKQHQTNFVQPPAANTHNEVAKIVQKVLQSHMPDHHTWNPPSRDYMNKQLTCQTCKSMINEVDTVLICDACEKGYHLRCLQCNPKSIFGDECREWHCAKCLAISNGKPLPLKYGRVMRNVNTPKRPTSSSGGQPSLEKKVTSSDENFNQCLMSANGDSVSQTSTTQNGIKFDSNSKGENGKTEEVVEKGNIVKRSENCTTVRENEGSSPSSVQDVEWVGGVINEIDGKVYYGSCCISGTTYKLQDYALFSFTGNLMPNKLQSMWEDNKTNEKWVTVTRCFFPDDLPEGVGRPCAPESSEVYESNHETTLAAGMIHGPCEVLPPHKFSEERVIQAHSQTNAFDKPNRVFLCKWFYDEKKRLFRDVTC; from the exons ATGGACGAAACATCAACCACACCGTTTGTTGGATCAAAGAGAGCGTTCGAGGATGAAATTGGGACCGATTTTGTGCACAAGAAGGTGAAATTGGCGGGAGATTTGAAGAAAGTGGCGGAGATAGTGCTGGTGTTAGCGGCGATGGGGAGGATGAGAGGTGGAAGGGGGCCGACGACGGCGGAGGCGGAGATGATGGTGGAAGCGAGGGGGAGGTTGGTGGAGGTGTGTGAGGAGTTTGCTCCGAAGGATGTGTTTTGTAGAGATGTGTTTGGGACGGTGGTTGAGGATCTAGGGTTTGGTGGAGTGAGGGAGGTGAAGGTGGGGGTGCTTTCGGTCTCGATTAAGCAGAAGTTGGAGCTTGCAAAGCAAAAG ATGGAAAAATCTGAAGCGTTTGCATTACATTCTGCTACTTATATACCACATGCTGTTGAAACAGTACCATCAGGTAAAGCTGATCATGTACCCGTTTcttctagaagcttccagaaCGTTTCATATGTGGTTCATGCTTCCCCGAATTCCGATTCAAGAACTTTACCGTATCAGTTGCCCACAAGTGAAGTAAGACCTGTGGGGCCCAACGTTTTGACTGGCAGTCATCTCGGAAGATGTTCTATCGCATCGCCTATTGATCATTTGACAAACGTAAATCATCATAAGCAACATCAAACGAACTTTGTTCAACCTCCTGCTGCTAACACGCACAACGAAGTCGCTAAAATCGTTCAAAAAGTATTACAGTCACATATGCCAGATCACCACACATGGAATCCACCTTCAAGAGACTACATGAACAAGCAGTTGACTTGTCAAACATGCAAAAGTATGATCAACGAGGTGGATACTGTACTTATTTGTGATGCTTGTGAAAAAGGGTATCACTTGCGATGTCTGCAATGTAATCCAAAATCGATTTTTGGAGACGAGTGCCGTGAGTGGCATTGTGCAAAGTGTTTGGCAATCAGCAATGGGAAACCCTTACCGCTTAAGTACGGTCGTGTTATGAGAAACGTAAATACACCGAAAAGACCTACCAGCTCATCGGGAGGTCAACCGTCTTTAGAGAAGAAAGTGACATCATCTGATGAGAATTTTAACCAGTGCTTGATGTCAGCAAATGGTGATTCTGTTTCACAAACATCAACAACTCAAAATGGAATAAAATTTGATAGCAACTCGAAAGGTGAAAACGGGAAAACTGAGGAAGTGGTTGAgaagggtaatattgtcaaaagaAGTGAAAATTGTACGACAGTTAGGGAGAATGAAGGTTCTTCACCGAGTAGTGTGCAGGATGTTGAATGGGTTGGTGGTGTAATAAATGAAATTGATGGGAAAGTGTATTATGGATCTTGCTGCATAAGTGGAACCACATATAAACTGCAGGATTATGCTTTGTTTAGCTTTACTGGCAACCTTATGCCTAATAAACTACAG AGCATGTGGGAGGATAATAAGACAAATGAGAAGTGGGTTACTGTGACTCGCTGTTTCTTTCCTGATGATTTGCCTGAGGGTGTTGGGCGTCCTTGTGCTCCAGAAAGCAGTGAG GTATATGAATCCAACCATGAAACAACACTAGCAGCTGGCATGATTCATGGTCCATGTGAAGTTCTTCCTCCACACAAGTTTTCTGAAGAAAGAGTGATTCAAGCTCATTCACAGACAAACGCCTTTGACAAACCAAACCGGGTTTTTCTCTGCAA atggTTTTATGATGAGAAAAAACGTCTGTTTCGAGATGTGACGTGTTAG